Proteins encoded together in one Sander lucioperca isolate FBNREF2018 chromosome 17, SLUC_FBN_1.2, whole genome shotgun sequence window:
- the si:cabz01074946.1 gene encoding uncharacterized protein si:cabz01074946.1, whose amino-acid sequence MKLRILLTVILQVAVIESLREVSGYLGDTVTLSSGADPSWTLSSIEWSIFPNNTWIATYRNGNKNIERVDRYKGRLSLNTSSGDLMIHNLNKEDAMEYTVDLINTQRQNKGTKTKLIVIQRLVKPIIETVTCASVKGGSWLWLRCSSKDTGVNLSWQHTFPSVTLFNMTSPDGNSADLLGFLNTTQNRVSFTCTSSRNMEDESSVVTPKCGDDKPLSPSLSPSPSPSLPPPRERNFLVFFAGFLVGALLVVIIFFFKEQIKAAWGHLQGKLFPSK is encoded by the exons ATGAAACTTCGAATCCTCCTAACCGTAATCCTCCAAG tggccGTAATTGAATCCCTCAGAGAGGTCTCTGGTTACCTTGGGGATACTGTCACCTTGTCCTCAGGTGCCGACCCATCATGGACTCTTTCCTCAATAGAGTGGTCAATATTCCCAAACAACACCTGGATTGCCACCTACCGCAATgggaacaaaaacattgaacGGGTTGATCGGTATAAAGGTCGACTCAGTCTCAACACATCCTCAG gtGACTTGATGATCCATAATTTGAACAAAGAGGATGCCATGGAATACACTGTAGACCTCATCAATACTCAGAGACAGAACAAGGGAACCAAAACTAAGCTCATAGTGATAC AACGCCTCGTCAAACCGATCATAGAGACTGTCACCTGTGCATCTGTAAAAGGAGGCTCTTGGTTGTGGCTGCGTTGTTCCTCAAAGGATACAGGAGTTAACTTGTCCTGGCAGCATACATTCCCCAGTGTTACGCTGTTCAACATGACAAGTCCTGATGGCAACTCTGCAGATCTTTTAGGATTTCTGAACACCACACAGAACCGTGTCTCATTCACCTGCACCTCCAGCAGGAATATGGAGGATGAGTCAAGTGTCGTCACTCCAAAGTGTGGTG ATGACAAGCCTCTGTCTCCGTCTCTGTCTCCGTCTCCATCTCCGTCTCTGCCTCCACCCAGAGAAAgaaattttcttgttttttttgcggGATTCCTCGTGGGAGCTTTACTTGTAGTAATTATATTCTTTTTTAAAG AACAAATCAAAGCTGCATGGGGACACCTTCAAG GAAAACTGTTTCCATCAAAATAA
- the LOC116053352 gene encoding vang-like protein 2 has protein sequence MDNESTYSGYSYKSSHSRSSRKHRDRRDRHRSKSRDSTIRGDKSVTIQAPGEPLLDAESTRGDDRDDNWGETTTVVTGTSVDSVSNEDLTRASKDLEDSSPLECRRYLSPALGAVLGLFALFTPLAFLALPQLLWRDELAPCGTPCEGLYISLAFKLLILLISTWTLFLRPPRATLPRFFIFRSLLLALVFLFVASYWLFYGVRVLEPRETDYRGIVGYAASLVDALLFIQYLALVLLEVRHLQPAFCLKVVRTTDGHSRFYNVGHLSIQRAAVWVLDQYYSDFPVFNPALLNLPKSILSKKMSAFKVYNLGEENSTNNSTGQSRTMIAAAARRRDNSHTEYYYEEAEVERRVRKRKARLVVAVEEAFTHIKRHQDEEATASSPKHPREVMDPREAAQAIFAPMARAMQKYLRATRQQSYHSMESIINHLQFCITHNMTPQAFLERYLSPGPTLQYLDTSRGRQWTLVSEEPVTAALHQGQVFSLRRLDFSLVVTVTPLPFLRLGEEFIDPKRHKFVMKLQSETSV, from the exons ATGGACAACGAGTCGACGTACTCGGGCTACTCCTACAAATCGTCCCACTCGCGAAGCTCCCGCAAACACAG GGACAGGAGGGACAGGCATCGCTCGAAGAGTCGCGACAGCACCATCCGCGGAGACAAATCGGTGACCATCCAGGCTCCTGGAGAGCCGCTGCTGGACGCAGAGTCCACCAGAGGAGACGACAGG GATGACAACTGGGGCGAGACCACCACGGTGGTCACTGGCACCTCCGTGGACAGCGTCTCCAACGAGGACCTGACACGCGCGTCGAAGGACCTTGAGGATTCTTCGCCGCTGGAGTGCCGGCGTTACCTCAGCCCAGCGTTGGGCGCCGTCCTGGGGCTCTTTGCTCTCTTCACTCCTCTGGCCTTCTTGGCCCTCCCACAGCTCCTTTGGCGGGATGAACTGGCACCTTGCGGCACACCATGTGAGGGCCTTTACATTTCTCTGGCCTTCAAGCTTCTGATCCTCCTCATCTCCACCTGGACGCTGTTTCTGCGCCCACCCAGAGCCACGCTGCCGCGCTTCTTCATCTTCCGCTCTCTGCTGCTGGCATTGGTCTTCCTCTTTGTGGCGTCCTATTGGCTCTTTTACGGGGTGCGGGTGCTGGAGCCCAGAGAGACGGACTACAGGGGGATTGTGGGATATGCAGCGTCTCTGGTGGACGCGCTGCTGTTCATTCAGTACCTGGCTCTGGTGCTGCTGGAGGTCCGACATCTGCAGCCCGCTTTCTGTCTAAAGGTTGTGAGGACTACAGACGGACATAGTCGCTTCTACAACGTGGGACATCTCAG TATTCAGAGGGCAGCAGTGTGGGTTCTGGACCAGTACTACAGTGACTTCCCGGTCTTTAACCCCGCCCTACTCAACCTGCCCAAGTCCATCCTCTCCAAGAAGATGTCTGCCTTCAAGGTTTACAACTTGGGGGAAG AGAACAGCACCAATAACTCTACGGGTCAGTCCAGAACTATGATCGCAGCCGCTGCTCGGAGAAGAGACAATTCCCACACCGAGTACTACTATGAGGAGGCAGAAGTGGAGCGCAGGGTCCGCAAACGAAAGGCTAG ACTGGTGGTGGCAGTAGAAGAAGCATTCACTCACATCAAGCGTCACCAAGATGAAGAGGCGACCGCGTCCTCCCCCAAACACCCGCGGGAGGTGATGGACCCCAGGGAGGCGGCCCAGGCCATATTTGCCCCCATGGCGCGGGCCATGCAGAAGTACCTCCGCGCCACCAGGCAGCAGTCCTACCACAGCATGGAGAGCATCATCAACCACCTGCAGTTctgcatcacacacaacatgacTCCCCAG GCTTTCCTCGAGCGTTACCTCAGCCCAGGCCCCACCCTCCAGTACCTGGACACCAGCAGGGGCCGCCAGTGGACACTAGTGAGTGAGGAGCCGgtgactgctgctctccatCAAGGCCAAGTCTTCTCCCTGAGACGCCTCGACTTCTCCCTGGTCGTCACGGTGACGCCCCTCCCCTTCCTGCGTCTGGGCGAGGAGTTCATTGACCCCAAAAGGCACAAGTTTGTCATGAAGCTCCAGTCAGAGACGTCCGTGTAG